The genomic segment CATGACCAGGGAACAACTTTATcccttctgtcttcctctctttaacattttttttgcaaTTCCGTAAGCCCAGGCCCCTTTCTCTTGGTGTAGTCCAATTCAGGAGCATGCTATTGGTAGAAGTTATGTCTTTGTAATCACCTGGTTCTGATTTCTCTTTGATCCAAGTATTGATTTTGCTTGCTGCTTTATGATGGAGTAGCGGGATTTCAGATTTCTTCAAGGAAGAGTTACCATTTGGAAATGCTTTCAAGCCTGACAGAGGTCTCTGCTCATTATTCCATTGGCCCTGGGGGGTTTTAGACTGTTTTATATCATGTTGAGATGCCAAGACAGCCTGATCCTTAGGCAAAGGCAAAACAGGAGCTGATGCAACAGACTTCTTTTCTACCCAAGGTGAAGCAGAAGGAAATTGATAGATGGCTCGTTGGTCATAAGTCTCCATGTTGTAAGGTGAATGAACAAAACTGATAAATTCATGCAGAAAATGGTGGGTGTGTTGTTGGAGATAAGGTTCTAGGAGGTTAATGAAGGATTCACTGTCCAGGTCGTATTTTGTTATGTGATGGAGAATGGTGGCTAGGATATTCTTCACTGTGTAGCCATAATCTCCATAAACAGCTGTTAGTTCCCGTTTCAGCCAGGGAACCAGCCGGTGTATGCAACCAGGGTTTCTCTTGAAATAATTAGCTGACAAGTGCTGTTCAAATCTGTAGCCTTGGACATATGCCACCCAAATTCCAGAATAATACAGAGCTCTTCTGAACTTCATTACCACCTGGTCTCTAAAGTGACCCACAGACATGGAGTTTGGTTGGAACTTCTTGCTATCCCCAAACTCTCTCAGTAACTCCTGGACAGTCAGCTCTCTCAATGGTCTGATTTTCCttgtaatgccctcaaggtttaGACCAAGATGATTGTTTTCAGAGCTCACTACatagttttcttcttctgggagaaGAAACACTGAGTCGTCTTCGGTGTCATCCTCTGGCCTGGCGGAACGACACTGGGAAGGAAAACACTGCACGCTGGACAAAGATTTCTTTCTTAGTCTTGAATGTAAAGATTCATTACTGCTCTTGTTGGAACAGGGATTCCAATTGGCCTTATTTTGTGTACTCTCCAAACATTTAGGGCACTCACAATCAGATGAGAAATTCAATGGCATTGCCCTGAACAAATTATATTTCACAGTCATATGTGAGAAATATCAGTTCAAATCAGTTCCTCACTGGGCatgaaaaatatctattaaagCCATTCCATGCATATTTCTGTAATATATTTCATCTCCATGGGATAAATTCTAGAATAAAGTCAAGAAGCAAACTATTCCCTCAAATTAATAATGTTCTCAATAAAACCCAGTGTAGACAAGGCAATGAGAATTCAGACAcaatgattttctctttctctctcaaatttGTTATTGCAAACTCTGAAAAGCAAATTGGAAATAAACATCAAAATTTAAGTATCACATCCCTTATTCTAGCAATTCTAACTCTAGAGTTTTAATCTAGATATACAGATCTGCAAACATATGTGGA from the Hippopotamus amphibius kiboko isolate mHipAmp2 chromosome 2, mHipAmp2.hap2, whole genome shotgun sequence genome contains:
- the LOC130844301 gene encoding E3 ubiquitin-protein ligase Topors-like; the protein is MPLNFSSDCECPKCLESTQNKANWNPCSNKSSNESLHSRLRKKSLSSVQCFPSQCRSARPEDDTEDDSVFLLPEEENYVVSSENNHLGLNLEGITRKIRPLRELTVQELLREFGDSKKFQPNSMSVGHFRDQVVMKFRRALYYSGIWVAYVQGYRFEQHLSANYFKRNPGCIHRLVPWLKRELTAVYGDYGYTVKNILATILHHITKYDLDSESFINLLEPYLQQHTHHFLHEFISFVHSPYNMETYDQRAIYQFPSASPWVEKKSVASAPVLPLPKDQAVLASQHDIKQSKTPQGQWNNEQRPLSGLKAFPNGNSSLKKSEIPLLHHKAASKINTWIKEKSEPGDYKDITSTNSMLLNWTTPRERGLGLRNCKKNVKERKTEGIKLFPGHVQDLGKSETTLCTFSSPAIFNQGQLWKSSLRENKVLNLGQQINFQKIEAEKNKCLDSLPKTFQRRLPRERSLINCKSRKRDPSWSCISETAFSSKRDGRKLSSFRKKRMKCRQPFRFAEVGSHCSRRIQRPSMSSTQRSKSWCVGLTKRPVSRESSNRSLRGNHRSERFTPNICCEPSKEKKAHGYESDYGKPSAATVQYMKFPSAAGKRSKCPSKSEDSSQAGSHCNSPTGLQSEKHTSSSKQEMKHKTAFPRARKTRAVRHRRNKCQCPDTQTTEEVSDDREDLNGTRQKSSLSVRTSSCGRQIQKKRENPSLEKHHQAKNEQKGDKISETQRGKLF